A genomic window from Paucibacter sp. KCTC 42545 includes:
- a CDS encoding HPr-rel-A system PqqD family peptide chaperone: MRLLDEQQLVFNELTGDTHLLSFSGQELLSVLAQSSPQAWTSAALSQALLGESDAALEARITQNLNYLEQLGLIEQSPS, from the coding sequence ATGCGCCTGCTTGATGAGCAGCAGCTGGTGTTCAATGAGCTGACGGGCGACACCCATTTGCTCTCCTTCAGCGGCCAGGAATTGCTGAGCGTTCTGGCTCAATCCTCCCCCCAAGCCTGGACCAGCGCGGCCTTGAGCCAGGCGCTGCTGGGGGAAAGTGATGCTGCGCTGGAGGCGCGCATCACGCAAAACCTGAACTACCTCGAGCAGCTTGGCTTGATCGAGCAATCGCCCTCGTGA
- the glcF gene encoding glycolate oxidase subunit GlcF, translated as MQTQLAEEFSGTSHGKAAQAILSRCVHCGFCTATCPTYQLLGDELDGPRGRIYLIKQVLEGAEPTRSTQLHLDRCLTCRNCESTCPSGVQYGQLLEIGRGIVEAKVERPAGERAVRWLLKEGLTSPAFAPAMRLGQLVRPLLPATLQDKVPGKAPASAHDWPRKQHPRKMGLLLGCVQPSMAPNINSATARVLDAAGIQTLVADGAGCCGAIRSHLNDQMGGLADMRRNIDAWWPLVAGLTEAGKIEALVMNASGCGVTVKDYGHALAHDPDYADKAAQISAITRDLSELLPELVPLLLPQLGTQQQDTPREKLAYHPPCTLQHGQQLRGGVEQGLRALGFEVKLASCDSHLCCGSAGTYSVLQPQLSKQLRDQKLQALAPLHAQTIVSANIGCIQHLQSGTSTPVRHWVEVLADCLPGA; from the coding sequence ATGCAAACCCAACTCGCCGAAGAGTTCAGCGGCACCAGCCACGGCAAGGCCGCCCAGGCCATTTTGAGCCGCTGCGTGCATTGCGGTTTTTGCACCGCGACCTGCCCGACCTATCAGCTGCTGGGCGATGAGCTGGACGGCCCGCGCGGCCGCATCTACCTGATCAAACAAGTGCTGGAAGGCGCCGAGCCCACCCGCAGCACCCAGCTGCATCTGGACCGCTGCCTGACCTGCCGCAACTGCGAAAGCACCTGCCCCTCGGGCGTGCAGTACGGGCAATTGCTGGAGATCGGCCGCGGCATCGTCGAGGCCAAGGTCGAGCGCCCCGCCGGCGAACGCGCCGTGCGCTGGCTGTTGAAAGAAGGACTGACCTCGCCCGCCTTTGCGCCCGCCATGCGCCTGGGGCAGCTGGTGCGCCCCCTGCTGCCCGCCACCCTGCAAGACAAAGTGCCCGGTAAAGCCCCCGCCAGCGCGCATGACTGGCCCCGCAAGCAGCACCCACGCAAGATGGGCTTGTTGCTGGGCTGCGTGCAGCCCAGCATGGCGCCCAATATCAATAGCGCCACGGCGCGCGTGCTGGATGCCGCCGGGATTCAGACTTTGGTGGCCGATGGCGCCGGCTGCTGCGGCGCCATTCGCAGCCATTTGAATGACCAGATGGGTGGCCTGGCCGATATGCGCCGCAATATCGACGCCTGGTGGCCGCTGGTGGCCGGACTGACCGAGGCCGGCAAGATCGAAGCCCTGGTGATGAACGCCTCGGGCTGCGGCGTCACGGTGAAGGACTACGGCCACGCCCTGGCCCATGACCCCGACTACGCCGACAAGGCCGCGCAGATCAGCGCCATCACCCGCGACCTGAGCGAGTTGCTGCCCGAGCTGGTGCCGCTGCTGCTACCGCAGCTGGGTACGCAGCAACAAGACACGCCACGCGAGAAGCTGGCCTATCACCCACCTTGCACCCTGCAACATGGCCAACAGCTGCGCGGCGGTGTCGAGCAAGGCCTGCGCGCCCTGGGCTTCGAGGTCAAGCTGGCCAGCTGCGACAGCCATTTGTGCTGCGGCTCGGCGGGCACCTACTCGGTCTTGCAGCCGCAACTGTCCAAACAGCTGCGCGACCAAAAGCTGCAAGCCCTGGCGCCCCTGCACGCGCAGACGATTGTCTCGGCCAATATCGGTTGCATCCAACATCTGCAAAGCGGCACCAGCACACCGGTGCGGCATTGGGTTGAGGTCTTGGCGGACTGCTTGCCTGGCGCCTGA
- the pssA gene encoding CDP-diacylglycerol--serine O-phosphatidyltransferase — protein sequence MKPRNKPFAMIREFHLADWFTLGNACAGMGALFSVMSYLQTGQILHIYYACALIPVAFVFDVLDGRIARWRQQQSVLGRELDSLADVISFGVAPAAIAYACGMQGLYDRIILVFFVACGVSRLARFNITAEALSEGGSKVKYFEGTPIPTSLLLVIVLAVAAMQGAIGEQMWGGKLDLFGFYLHPLALMYAVSGSLMVSRIRIPKI from the coding sequence ATGAAGCCACGCAACAAACCTTTCGCCATGATTCGCGAGTTCCATCTCGCCGACTGGTTCACCCTGGGCAATGCCTGCGCCGGCATGGGCGCCCTGTTTTCGGTGATGTCCTATCTACAGACCGGCCAGATCCTGCACATCTACTACGCCTGCGCCTTGATCCCGGTGGCCTTTGTCTTCGATGTGCTGGACGGACGCATCGCGCGCTGGCGCCAGCAGCAGTCGGTGCTGGGGCGCGAGCTGGACTCCTTGGCCGACGTCATCTCCTTCGGCGTGGCGCCCGCGGCCATCGCTTATGCCTGCGGCATGCAGGGCTTGTACGACCGCATCATCCTGGTCTTCTTCGTGGCCTGCGGCGTTTCGCGCCTGGCCCGCTTCAATATCACCGCCGAAGCACTCAGCGAAGGCGGCAGCAAGGTCAAGTATTTCGAGGGCACACCCATCCCCACCTCTTTGCTGCTGGTGATCGTGCTGGCCGTGGCCGCCATGCAAGGCGCCATTGGCGAGCAGATGTGGGGCGGCAAGCTGGACCTGTTCGGTTTTTACTTGCACCCGCTGGCGCTGATGTACGCGGTGTCGGGCTCGTTGATGGTGAGCCGGATACGGATCCCCAAAATCTGA
- the ypfJ gene encoding KPN_02809 family neutral zinc metallopeptidase — protein MKWEGQRESENVQDLRGSSGGGGGGGGGFGGGRGIGLGGIVIALLASWAFGINPMTVLGLLNGGGAPQSAPAVQHAPGAKPQDVGARFVSVVLADTEDVWGSYFAAQQQQYAPPKLGLFRGSYKTACGMGESAMGPFYCPADRTVYIDLAFYDTLRSRLGAPGDFAQAYVIAHEVGHHLQNLQGTTEKLDRARQRVSERDYNALSVRLELQADCYAGVWAKLSQQSKGWLEQGDIEEALNAAAQIGDDKLQRQAQGRVVPESFTHGSSEQRVRWFKTGLAAGELKACNTLGAGAV, from the coding sequence ATGAAGTGGGAAGGTCAGCGCGAGAGCGAGAACGTCCAGGATTTGCGGGGCAGCAGTGGTGGCGGCGGCGGCGGGGGCGGTGGCTTTGGTGGTGGCCGCGGCATCGGATTGGGCGGCATCGTCATCGCTTTGCTGGCCTCCTGGGCCTTTGGCATTAATCCCATGACGGTTCTGGGCTTGCTCAATGGCGGCGGCGCGCCGCAGTCCGCGCCCGCAGTCCAACATGCGCCTGGGGCCAAGCCGCAAGATGTCGGCGCGCGCTTTGTCAGCGTAGTGCTGGCCGACACCGAAGATGTGTGGGGCAGCTATTTCGCCGCTCAACAGCAGCAGTACGCGCCGCCCAAATTGGGCTTGTTTCGCGGCAGCTACAAGACCGCCTGCGGCATGGGTGAGTCGGCCATGGGCCCGTTTTACTGCCCGGCCGATCGCACGGTCTATATCGATCTGGCGTTCTACGACACCTTGCGCTCCCGTTTGGGCGCGCCGGGCGACTTCGCCCAAGCCTATGTGATTGCTCACGAAGTTGGTCACCACTTACAAAATTTGCAAGGCACGACCGAAAAACTGGATCGCGCCCGCCAGCGAGTTTCCGAGCGTGACTACAACGCATTGAGCGTTCGCCTGGAGTTGCAGGCGGATTGCTATGCCGGTGTTTGGGCCAAGCTCTCGCAGCAAAGCAAGGGCTGGTTGGAGCAGGGCGACATTGAGGAAGCGCTCAATGCCGCCGCCCAAATTGGCGATGACAAATTGCAGCGCCAGGCGCAAGGCCGGGTCGTGCCCGAAAGCTTCACCCACGGCAGCAGCGAGCAGCGCGTGCGCTGGTTCAAGACCGGCTTGGCGGCGGGTGAGCTGAAGGCTTGCAACACCCTTGGCGCCGGTGCTGTTTGA
- a CDS encoding DUF2917 domain-containing protein produces the protein MNTLLRTDAHSAATLPGSQRQAELHLAAAQAPLALPLRAWQSRTVRVSHGCLWLTEQGKPEDVFIQAGQHMHLLGPARFYLSAAGAAGVRLSLT, from the coding sequence ATGAACACCCTACTCAGAACCGATGCGCATTCCGCCGCCACGCTGCCAGGTTCACAGCGCCAAGCCGAGCTTCATCTTGCTGCCGCCCAGGCGCCGCTGGCACTGCCGTTGCGCGCCTGGCAATCGCGCACCGTGCGCGTCAGCCATGGCTGCCTGTGGCTGACCGAACAGGGCAAGCCGGAGGATGTGTTCATTCAGGCCGGCCAGCACATGCATCTGCTGGGCCCGGCGCGCTTCTACCTGAGTGCGGCCGGGGCGGCGGGGGTGCGGCTGAGCTTGACTTGA
- a CDS encoding HprK-related kinase A: protein MRLAQLQAAALRSALRGEGLLIRTGPVLVRIRSQLDSVADALATLYADQTLGTAEEFCDFDTRIDAVDGLRHWLRPQAQFSFEGIRPFKPMALPHASAMLEWGLNWCVSGHCHQYIIIHAAVVERGGRAMVLPAPPGSGKSTLCAGLVNRGWRLLSDELTLIDPQTGELVPLARPVSLKNRSIEVIKAFAPQAVFGPLTRDTVKGTVAHMKPPADSVLRNTERARLAWVVFPRYVAGSPVTPKPLPRAEAMMALVDNAFNYHLHGRQGFETLVDRVAASHCLRFEYCDLEQACQFFTQLADAAEVSP from the coding sequence GTGAGACTGGCGCAACTGCAGGCTGCGGCCCTGAGATCAGCCCTGCGCGGCGAGGGCTTGTTGATTCGCACCGGCCCGGTGCTGGTGCGCATCCGCTCCCAGCTCGACAGCGTGGCCGACGCGCTGGCCACGCTCTATGCCGATCAAACCCTGGGCACGGCCGAGGAATTTTGCGATTTCGACACCCGCATTGACGCGGTGGACGGCCTGCGCCACTGGTTGCGGCCACAGGCGCAGTTCTCGTTTGAAGGCATTCGGCCCTTCAAGCCCATGGCCTTGCCGCATGCCTCGGCCATGCTGGAATGGGGCTTGAACTGGTGTGTGTCCGGGCACTGCCACCAATACATCATCATTCACGCAGCGGTGGTCGAGCGCGGTGGCCGCGCCATGGTGCTGCCGGCGCCGCCTGGCTCGGGCAAGAGCACTTTGTGCGCCGGGCTGGTGAATCGAGGCTGGCGTTTGCTGTCGGATGAGCTGACCTTGATCGACCCGCAAACCGGCGAGCTGGTGCCGCTGGCCCGACCCGTTAGCTTGAAGAACCGTTCCATCGAGGTCATCAAGGCCTTTGCGCCGCAGGCCGTGTTCGGCCCGCTGACGCGGGACACGGTCAAGGGCACGGTCGCGCATATGAAGCCGCCGGCCGACAGCGTCTTGCGCAATACCGAGCGCGCCCGGCTGGCCTGGGTGGTGTTCCCGCGCTATGTGGCTGGCAGCCCGGTGACGCCCAAGCCTTTGCCCCGCGCCGAGGCCATGATGGCCCTGGTGGACAACGCCTTCAATTACCACTTGCATGGCCGCCAGGGCTTTGAGACCTTGGTGGACCGCGTGGCCGCCTCGCATTGCCTGCGCTTTGAGTACTGCGATCTGGAGCAGGCCTGCCAATTCTTCACCCAGCTGGCGGATGCTGCGGAGGTGTCGCCATGA
- a CDS encoding head GIN domain-containing protein, protein MPKFKLIAATALLAFTGLSQAADSNDWELRIKNHGNSWTASFSGPTDYGPAGKRIKGSGVIVEKARALRPFSKLRLEGPMNVRLSQASSDAARVSADDNIEPLIDTRVEDDTLILRLLPGTGFSTRYAPTVWVDSKNLQALVSSGSGDIAIDKFKSDKLSLSLNGSGDLRIGLLDVNELDAKLSGSGDCTVAGRAERQNWLLQGSGDVDARSLNGSSAKAQLSGSGDLSLGVTQNLDATLQGSGDLSYAGRPVLKQNVSGSGEISRR, encoded by the coding sequence ATGCCCAAGTTCAAACTGATCGCTGCCACAGCCCTGCTCGCATTCACTGGGCTCAGCCAAGCCGCCGACAGCAATGACTGGGAATTGCGCATCAAGAACCACGGCAATAGCTGGACGGCCAGTTTCAGCGGCCCGACGGACTACGGCCCCGCCGGCAAGCGCATCAAGGGCTCGGGCGTCATCGTCGAGAAGGCGCGCGCCCTGCGCCCCTTCAGCAAGCTGCGGCTCGAAGGCCCGATGAATGTGCGCCTCAGCCAGGCCAGCAGCGACGCCGCCCGCGTCTCGGCCGATGACAATATCGAGCCTCTGATCGACACCCGCGTTGAAGACGACACCCTGATCCTGCGTTTGCTGCCCGGCACGGGCTTCAGTACCCGCTATGCCCCCACCGTGTGGGTGGACAGCAAAAACCTACAAGCCCTGGTGTCCAGCGGCTCCGGCGATATCGCCATCGACAAGTTCAAGAGCGACAAGCTCAGCCTGAGCCTGAACGGCTCAGGGGACTTGCGCATCGGCTTGCTGGATGTGAACGAGCTCGACGCCAAGCTGTCCGGCTCAGGCGACTGCACGGTGGCCGGCCGGGCCGAGCGGCAGAACTGGCTGCTGCAGGGTTCGGGCGATGTGGATGCGCGCAGTCTCAACGGCAGCAGTGCCAAAGCCCAGCTGAGCGGCTCGGGCGATTTGAGCCTGGGCGTAACGCAAAACCTCGACGCCACCTTGCAGGGCTCGGGCGACTTGAGCTACGCCGGGCGCCCGGTGCTCAAACAAAACGTCAGCGGCTCGGGCGAGATCAGCCGCCGCTGA
- a CDS encoding DMT family transporter, protein MWIGFLFALGAGLMWGLVFVAPLLLPDYPAAMLVVGRYLAFGLIALPLALMDRAALRELKAADWLEACKLSAIGNFLYYLCLAAAIQRAGGPLPTVIIGTLPVVIAVISNRRNRARDGLLPWARLAPSLALIALGIACVNQTELSQLAAKPQANFQHYLEGALLAVAAVACWTWYPIRNADWLRAHADRSPRVWATAQGLVTLPMSLLGGALLLGLHSAGLPPLPADFSLPLGPRPWAFVGLMLAVGLFASWVGTLCWNEASQRLPTNIVGQLIVFETLSALAYAFTLSGQAPAALTLLGIALLVSGVWWALRIKPQAATKPGASSKA, encoded by the coding sequence ATGTGGATAGGATTCTTGTTTGCCCTGGGCGCCGGCCTGATGTGGGGCCTGGTGTTTGTGGCGCCCCTGCTCTTGCCGGACTATCCGGCCGCGATGCTGGTGGTGGGCCGCTACCTGGCCTTTGGCCTGATCGCCTTGCCGCTGGCCTTGATGGATCGCGCGGCCCTGCGCGAGCTCAAAGCCGCTGATTGGCTGGAGGCCTGCAAGCTCAGCGCGATCGGCAATTTCCTTTACTACCTATGCCTGGCGGCCGCGATTCAGCGCGCCGGCGGGCCGCTGCCTACCGTCATCATCGGCACCCTGCCGGTGGTGATCGCCGTTATCTCCAACCGGCGCAATCGCGCGCGCGACGGCCTGCTGCCCTGGGCCCGGCTGGCGCCCTCGTTGGCCTTGATCGCGCTGGGCATTGCCTGCGTCAATCAGACCGAGTTGAGCCAACTCGCCGCCAAGCCGCAGGCCAATTTTCAGCATTACCTGGAAGGTGCTCTGCTGGCGGTGGCCGCCGTGGCCTGCTGGACTTGGTACCCGATCCGCAATGCCGATTGGCTGCGCGCGCATGCGGACCGCAGCCCGCGCGTCTGGGCCACCGCCCAGGGCCTGGTGACCTTGCCCATGTCTTTGCTGGGCGGCGCGCTGCTGCTGGGCCTGCACAGCGCCGGGCTGCCACCCTTGCCGGCGGACTTCAGCTTGCCGCTGGGTCCGCGGCCGTGGGCTTTTGTCGGCTTGATGCTGGCCGTGGGCCTGTTTGCCTCCTGGGTGGGCACCCTGTGCTGGAACGAGGCCAGCCAGCGCCTGCCCACCAATATCGTCGGGCAGCTGATTGTGTTCGAAACCCTGTCCGCACTGGCCTATGCCTTCACGCTCAGCGGCCAGGCACCCGCCGCCTTGACCTTGCTGGGCATCGCCCTGCTGGTGAGTGGCGTGTGGTGGGCGCTGCGCATCAAGCCTCAGGCCGCCACCAAGCCCGGCGCGTCGAGCAAGGCCTGA
- the trhA gene encoding PAQR family membrane homeostasis protein TrhA → MSARNQSLGEEIANAISHGLGFLLAVASLPILSIAAARQGETRHVVAACVFSLTMMLLYLVSTLFHAMPEGRAKLWLNRLDHAAIYLFIAGSYTPFALGVLHGAWGWTLFGLVWGFAGLGVTAKLFNRLRHPLWSTGLYVAMGWLVIFALGPLTARMAAAGLAWLVAGGLAYTLGAIVFLLDGRIRYGHFIWHLFVLAGSGCHFFAALWYAV, encoded by the coding sequence ATGAGCGCACGAAATCAATCTTTGGGCGAAGAGATTGCCAACGCCATCAGTCATGGCCTTGGCTTTTTGCTGGCCGTGGCGTCTTTGCCCATTCTCAGCATTGCCGCGGCGCGGCAGGGCGAAACACGCCATGTGGTGGCGGCCTGTGTGTTCTCGCTCACCATGATGCTGCTGTATCTGGTGTCCACGCTGTTTCACGCCATGCCGGAGGGCCGCGCCAAGCTGTGGCTGAACCGGCTGGATCACGCCGCCATTTATTTATTCATCGCCGGCAGCTACACCCCCTTCGCCCTGGGCGTTCTGCATGGGGCCTGGGGCTGGACGCTGTTTGGCCTGGTGTGGGGATTTGCCGGCCTGGGCGTGACGGCCAAGCTGTTCAACCGCCTGCGCCACCCGCTCTGGTCAACCGGGCTGTATGTGGCGATGGGCTGGCTGGTGATCTTCGCCCTGGGGCCGTTGACGGCGCGCATGGCCGCCGCTGGCTTGGCCTGGTTGGTGGCGGGCGGCTTGGCCTACACCTTGGGCGCCATCGTGTTCTTGCTGGATGGCCGCATCCGCTATGGCCATTTCATCTGGCACTTGTTTGTGCTGGCCGGCAGCGGCTGCCATTTCTTCGCCGCGCTCTGGTACGCGGTTTAG
- a CDS encoding nucleotidyltransferase domain-containing protein codes for MSLGTSLLVQALARPQDCLSWTLRQWELLLQQGRRANLLGRLEVAFERAGVLAQLPPGPQKHFDSVRRVADSQRRAVRWEARKIAQALQDLKMPVVVLKGAAYALSELPLAQGRLFSDVDILVPRDRLPGVEASLMAEGWQTGHHDAYDQRYYREWMHEIPPLQHVQRETVIDVHHNILPLSGRIQVDAAKLLANAQPIAAWPGLYRLADVDMVLHSACHLFLDGEFDKGLRDLLDLDGLLRHFGSEPAFWPALSARAFELGLARVLFYALRYTGLVLHTPMPEISAALRQAGPSTGVLKLMDAVFLRALQPDHPSCEDAWTGSARRFLYLRAHWMRMPLGLLLPHLLRKALRREPEDEATPAAPAA; via the coding sequence ATGAGCCTAGGCACGAGCTTGCTGGTGCAAGCCCTGGCGCGTCCACAAGACTGCCTGAGCTGGACGCTGCGCCAATGGGAGTTGCTGCTGCAGCAAGGCCGGCGCGCCAATCTGCTGGGCCGCTTGGAGGTTGCCTTTGAGCGCGCCGGTGTGCTGGCCCAGTTGCCGCCCGGCCCGCAAAAGCATTTCGATTCGGTGCGCCGCGTGGCCGACAGCCAGCGCCGTGCCGTGCGCTGGGAGGCCCGCAAGATCGCGCAGGCCTTGCAAGATCTCAAAATGCCGGTGGTGGTGCTCAAGGGCGCGGCCTATGCGTTGAGCGAACTGCCGCTGGCGCAGGGGCGTTTGTTCTCGGATGTGGACATTCTGGTGCCGCGGGACCGCCTGCCCGGTGTCGAGGCATCCTTGATGGCCGAAGGCTGGCAGACCGGTCACCATGATGCCTACGACCAGCGCTACTACCGGGAATGGATGCACGAGATCCCGCCGCTGCAGCATGTGCAGCGCGAGACGGTGATCGATGTGCACCACAACATCTTGCCGCTGAGTGGGCGCATTCAGGTCGATGCGGCCAAGCTCTTGGCGAATGCCCAGCCGATTGCCGCTTGGCCGGGGCTGTACCGCCTGGCCGATGTGGACATGGTCTTGCATAGCGCCTGCCATCTTTTCCTCGACGGCGAGTTCGACAAGGGCTTGCGTGACCTGCTGGATCTGGACGGCCTGCTGCGCCACTTTGGCAGCGAACCCGCCTTCTGGCCCGCACTCAGCGCGCGCGCTTTTGAACTGGGCCTGGCCCGGGTGCTGTTCTACGCCCTGCGCTACACCGGCCTGGTGCTGCACACGCCCATGCCCGAGATCAGCGCGGCCTTGCGCCAGGCCGGCCCGTCGACTGGCGTGTTGAAGCTGATGGACGCGGTTTTCCTGCGTGCCCTGCAGCCCGATCACCCCAGCTGCGAGGACGCCTGGACCGGCAGCGCGCGGCGCTTTTTGTACCTGCGCGCGCATTGGATGCGCATGCCCTTGGGGCTGCTGCTGCCGCATCTGCTGCGCAAGGCGCTGCGGCGCGAGCCCGAAGACGAGGCGACGCCGGCGGCACCGGCCGCCTAA
- a CDS encoding GGDEF domain-containing protein — protein sequence MSDMQGLQVQDELAGILLGMHEESPLLVALFDAQDVLRYANRAFRAAYAVQPDGRLSWSDMMRDNYAHRRGAFIETQDIEAWIAGVHSRRGKTAHRAFEADLCDGRWIWMTESIQQQGWMLCVASDISNLRQEGRALRQAHVKALAAANTDALTGLSNRRHGLHLLDQALLDSEPWPLCVALLDLDDFKQINDSLGHAAGDLALIDFARQLQAGSRREDGCARLGGDEFLLILPAAGLPQAQAIIERLLERVRKARPLPDHPELGYHCSVGLAQASWGENTETLLCRADAALYGAKLAGRNRYVLAE from the coding sequence ATGAGCGACATGCAAGGCCTGCAAGTGCAGGATGAATTGGCCGGCATCTTGCTCGGCATGCATGAAGAAAGTCCCTTGCTGGTGGCGCTGTTTGATGCGCAGGATGTGCTGCGCTATGCCAACCGCGCGTTTCGCGCCGCTTATGCCGTGCAGCCCGACGGGAGGTTGAGCTGGTCCGACATGATGCGTGACAACTACGCCCACCGGCGCGGCGCCTTCATCGAAACCCAAGACATCGAGGCCTGGATCGCGGGCGTGCATTCCCGCCGCGGCAAGACAGCGCACCGCGCCTTCGAGGCCGATCTGTGCGACGGGCGCTGGATCTGGATGACCGAAAGCATTCAGCAACAGGGCTGGATGCTGTGCGTCGCCAGCGATATCAGCAATCTGCGCCAAGAAGGCCGCGCCCTGCGCCAAGCCCATGTCAAAGCCCTGGCCGCCGCCAATACCGACGCGCTGACCGGCCTGAGCAACCGCCGCCACGGCCTGCATCTGCTGGACCAGGCCTTGCTGGACAGCGAACCCTGGCCGCTCTGCGTCGCCCTGCTCGATCTGGACGACTTCAAGCAGATCAACGACAGCCTCGGCCACGCGGCCGGGGATCTGGCCTTGATCGACTTCGCCCGCCAGCTCCAGGCCGGCAGCCGCCGCGAGGACGGCTGCGCCCGCCTCGGCGGTGATGAGTTTTTGCTGATCCTGCCCGCTGCCGGTCTGCCGCAGGCCCAAGCCATCATCGAGCGCTTGCTGGAGCGGGTGCGCAAGGCCCGGCCCCTGCCCGATCATCCCGAGCTGGGTTACCACTGCTCGGTCGGCTTGGCGCAAGCCAGCTGGGGCGAAAACACCGAAACCCTGCTGTGCCGCGCCGATGCGGCGCTCTACGGCGCCAAACTGGCCGGCCGCAATCGCTACGTGCTGGCCGAATGA
- a CDS encoding aminotransferase-like domain-containing protein yields the protein MTDSNRTEPLYLQIADRLARSIRAGTLARGERMPSVRDLARQEGVSQSTVVQAYHWLEDARLIHAKPRSGYFVQSRPEPLPEPKASRPSGRCCSVRVGDLGREVLNLAAQQNMVSFGAACPGPEMFDQERVRRALTRVVTRQRDLLCTYPLGSGREEARRAVARHGLSLGCVLHADDIVMTNGCMESITLCLKTVTQPGDVVALESPTYFGFLEILQSLHLRALEIPTHPRHGISVDALQLALETQDVKAVLVVPTLSNPLGACMPVLERKRLAQLVAAHDIALIEDVIYNDLAEQDDKRRAVKSFDTTGHVMLCGSFNKTLAPGLRLGWVEAGRWSAPLRKIKDVQSGAQTAVLEVALADLLSQAGNEAALRQMRASIAARVDEARGLIAQSFPKGTRVTDPAGGYILWVELPGGLDAVALYEACLAENICIAPGQMFSVSPRFRSFIRLGVGGRWGPEHPAALRRIGALVQALLDAPGLVAA from the coding sequence ATGACCGATTCAAACCGCACCGAGCCGCTCTATCTTCAAATTGCCGACCGGCTGGCGCGCTCCATCCGCGCGGGCACCTTGGCGCGTGGTGAGCGCATGCCCTCGGTGCGGGACTTGGCGCGCCAAGAAGGCGTGTCGCAATCCACCGTCGTGCAGGCCTATCACTGGCTGGAAGATGCGCGGCTGATCCACGCCAAGCCGCGCTCGGGCTACTTCGTGCAGAGCCGCCCCGAGCCTTTGCCTGAGCCCAAGGCCTCACGCCCCAGCGGGCGCTGCTGCTCGGTGCGGGTGGGCGATTTAGGCCGCGAGGTGCTGAACCTGGCCGCGCAGCAAAACATGGTCTCCTTCGGCGCGGCCTGCCCGGGGCCGGAGATGTTCGACCAAGAACGCGTGCGCCGCGCCCTGACCCGGGTGGTGACGCGCCAGCGTGATCTGCTCTGCACCTACCCGCTGGGTTCGGGCCGCGAAGAGGCTCGGCGCGCCGTGGCCCGGCATGGCCTGAGCCTGGGCTGCGTGCTGCATGCCGACGACATCGTCATGACCAATGGCTGCATGGAGTCCATCACCCTGTGCCTGAAGACGGTCACTCAACCCGGCGATGTGGTGGCGCTGGAGTCGCCCACTTACTTCGGCTTTCTGGAGATTCTGCAAAGCTTGCATCTGCGTGCGCTGGAGATTCCCACCCACCCGCGCCACGGCATCTCGGTGGACGCGCTGCAGCTGGCGCTGGAGACACAAGACGTCAAGGCCGTGCTGGTGGTGCCCACGCTGTCCAACCCGCTGGGCGCTTGCATGCCGGTGCTGGAACGCAAGCGCCTGGCTCAGCTGGTGGCCGCGCATGACATCGCCTTGATCGAGGATGTGATCTACAACGACCTGGCAGAGCAAGATGACAAGCGCCGCGCCGTCAAGTCCTTTGACACGACCGGCCATGTGATGCTGTGCGGCTCCTTCAACAAAACCCTGGCGCCGGGCCTGCGCCTGGGTTGGGTGGAGGCGGGGCGCTGGTCCGCGCCGCTACGCAAGATCAAGGACGTGCAGTCGGGCGCGCAAACCGCTGTGCTGGAGGTGGCGCTGGCCGATCTGCTGAGTCAGGCCGGCAACGAAGCGGCGCTGCGCCAGATGCGCGCTAGCATCGCCGCGCGGGTGGACGAGGCGCGTGGCTTGATCGCCCAGAGCTTCCCCAAGGGCACCCGCGTCACCGACCCGGCTGGAGGCTATATCCTGTGGGTGGAGTTGCCCGGTGGCCTGGATGCGGTAGCGCTTTACGAGGCCTGCCTGGCCGAAAACATCTGCATCGCACCCGGCCAGATGTTCAGCGTCAGTCCGCGCTTTCGCTCCTTTATTCGCCTGGGCGTGGGCGGCCGTTGGGGGCCGGAGCACCCGGCCGCGCTGCGCCGCATCGGCGCCCTGGTTCAGGCCTTGCTCGACGCGCCGGGCTTGGTGGCGGCCTGA